TAGACACAGAGCTAGATTTAGATCCATCCACATCTTGAAGGTtgctgaaattgaaaagaccGCTGATGTCAAGAGACAATACGTCAGACAATTCTTGACCAAGGACTTGAAATTCCCATTGCCACACAGAGTCCAAAAATCTGCCAAGACTTTCTCTTACAAGAGACCATCCACTTTCTACTAAGCAAGTTAGTTTTACTCTATCTAATACAGATCTGTATAATCCGTTTTGTAGATTTTAACAAACAAACCTGAACACAACTACAGCTCGAAGTTTGAGTATTAGTACGGTTGGGACGGTTAGTATGGCTTATGTTTGTTAGCTGAGCTTTAGAATCCGGGTAAGAGGCAGGATATGAGACCCGTTATGAGGAGGACAGgtaatcatcatcagatCAGATCGATCTAGTCAACAGAAGTGGTTGAGAATTACTGCGAGTCTCTTAAAGCGTTAAGGAATATTAAGTTAATCTGCTCGGCTGACTATGGTGCAAGAGGATAGCTCAATACCGAGTACAAGTGGTGTGCAACATGAAGAACCTACACAACTGCGGAAAAGAAACAACAAGGTCGAAtctaatgatgataataaagAAGTCGATATAGATTGGGATTTGCATGTACCTTTGACCGAGATTCATTTGAAATCGCATGAATGGTTCGGTGATTTTATTACTAAACATGAAGTTCCGCGTAAAGTACtacattcttcaataggGTTTCTCACACTGTATCTTTACACGCAAAATATTGATTACAAGAAGGTTAAATGGCCATTGATCGTTGGTTTCATCATTTTGCTTATTTTAGATCTTATCAGGTTGAGatggaatttcttcaataaactTTATTGCCGTACCGTTGGGGCTCtgatgagaaggaaagagaTCCACACTTACAATGGTGTTCTATGGTATTTGTTAGGGTTAATTTTCCCCTTCTCTCTCTTCACCAAGGACGTGGCTTTAATCTCCTTGTTCCTATTGAGTTGGTCTGACACTGCTGCTTCCACGATCGGCAGAAAGTACGGTTATCTAACACCCAAGATCGCACGTAACAAGTCCCTAGCAGGCTCACTAGCGGCATTCTGCGTTGGTGTCGTCACATGCTTCATGTTTTACGGTTACTTTGTACCCAAATATGCCCAGTTTAACAAACCGGGCGAGATCGCTTGGTCCCCAGAAACCAGCAGATTAAGCCTCGGTACTTTGTCCTGGTTGGGTGGTCTAGTAGCAGCTTTAAGCGAAGGCATTGATCTATTCAATTGGGATGATAATTTTACCATACCAGTCCTGTCATCAATCTTCCTTAACTGTGTCATTCGcgttttcaagaaatagAAGGGCTGCAAGCCCACAAGTCAAGTCAAGTCAATATCCAAGATAGTATAGAATGTTCAATTTTGAACCTTACATGTATAAACTAAGATCAAGTTAATGGTTATATTCTCAAGAGTACGCCAACACGTGACTTTCATTGGCTCATCTCGAGCGGAAAAAAGAAACACGACGAAAATTTTCCAGCTCAtcgaaaattttcaatgaaaaattaaaagTCTTCAAGTATATTCTCAAAATATATACCTAGTTAAAGGCTACTGACGTTAAAATTACGATCTTTTGAGTGATTGTTAGTTTCTGAGGGGCATAGGATTCATCATGGCTTACGTTCTAACTGAAACCTCTGCTGGTTACGCTCTCTTGAAGGCTTCTGATAAGAAGATTTACAAGTCTACCAAGTTGATCCAGGACTTGGATTCATCTGAcaaagtcttgaaagaattcaagatTGCTGCTTTTTCCAAGTTCAACTCGGCCGCCAATGCTTTAGAAGAAGCCTCCGCTATCATTGAAGGTAAAGTCTCTcctcaattgcaaaatttgTTGGAAGACATTaagaaggacaagaaaTCCACTTTGATCGTTAGTGAGACCAAATTGGCCAATGCTATCAATAAGTTGGGTTTGAACTTCAACGTCATTTCCGATGCAGTTACTTTGGATATCTACAGAGCCGTTAAGGAATACTTACCAGATTTGTTGCCTGGTTTGACCGATGGTGATTTGAGTAAGATGTCTCTAGGTTTGGCACATTCCATTGGCCGTCATAAATTGAAGTTCTCTGCAGACAAAGTTGATGTTATGATTATCCAGGCCATCGCTTTGCTAGACGATTTGGACAAGGAACTTAACACTTATGCTATGAGATGTAAGGAATGGTACGGTTGGCATTTCCCAGAGTTGGCCAAGATTGTGACCGACTCTGTTGCTTATGCTAGAATTATTTTGTCCATTGGTGTCAGATCTAAGGCTTCCGAAACCGATATGAGCTCTATTCtaccagaagaaattgaagaacgTGTAAAGACTGCAGCTGAAGTTTCCATGGGTACTGAAATTACTCAAGTTGATTTGGACAACATCAAGTGTTTGGCAGAACAAATCGTTGATTTTGCTTCTTACAGAGAACAACTATCCAACTATCTATCTGCCAGAATGAAGGCCATTGCACCAAATTTGACTCAATTGGTCGGTGAATTGGTCGGTGCCAGATTGATTGCTCATTCTGGttccttgatatctttgGCCAAGTCTCCTGCCTCCACCATTCAAATCTTGGGTGCAGAGAAGGCTTTGTTCAGAGCTCTAAAGACTAAGCACGATACTCCAAAATACGGTTTGCTTTACCACGCTTCTTTGGTCGGCCAAGCTACCGGTAAGAACAAGGGTAAGATTGCCAGAGTTTTGGCCGCCAAGGCTGCCGTCTCTCTACGTTATGACGCCCTAGCCGAAGACAGAGACGACTCTGGTGACATTGGTCTAGACTCTAGAGCTAAGGTCGAAAACAGACTATCACAATTGGAGGGTAGAGATTTAAGGACAACGCCAAAGGTTGTGCGTGACGCCAAGAAGGTGGAAATCACCGAAGCTAGAGCTTACAATGCTGATGCTGATGCTGCGCCagtggaagaagctgattcagatgatgaagaagaggaagaggaagaggacgaGAAAAAGGctaagaaggagaagaagaaggaaaagaaggacaagaagagaaagagagaagacGAAGACAGCAAAGAGTCCAAGAAGTCTaagaaggacaagaaggagaagaaggataaaaaggagaagaaagacaaaaagtccaagaaggagaagaaataatTGATCTGTCACTCCATTAATTCGAACTCTGAAAGTTCAAACTCTGTAAAATAGAATATCCTCCCTGAGAAACCAAAAAACCACATCAGTCTAGATATTATTATGTATACGATAAGAAGTCTATGTGATCATTTTGACATTTAattgttctttgttgatgtttCTATGTATCtagttcttcatcaaactttCGCTCGTGCGATGAGTTGTCGCGCTTGATATGAAACGCCTAACAAAAGAGCAAAAGACACTGGGTAGTATGAGTGTGAGATCGCGTATCAGCTAGATGTCAGATGAAATCTCTCTTTCATTAGAGGAGACCAACAAGGTTCGTCTCAGCCTTGGCCTAAGGCCCATACcagcaaaagaagacaagCGATATGTTGAAAGACAAGCTGCAGACAAAGTCGCACCTGCTGCTGGGTTggaaggaagaagctcaCACTTTATACAGGATGATAAAATTCAGatgttgaggaagaagttaacaCAATTGCGAGGGCCTATATCTCTACAAGGAGAAAGAAAGGACGACACCAGAAAGGATTGGCTCGATCAGATTGGAAAAAATAAGAGTGCTAAGAAAGCAGTCAAGATTACTTATGatgtggaagaagatgagatgcCACTTTTGAGAGTCTCGCATAAGATGCCAGAAGTCGCTAGCGGAAAAGGTATGATCTTgactttgaaggaaaatgATATACATGCAGAGGATGAGGACGTCCTTGAAAATGAGAACCTGGTTCATGACAATGAAGATGCCAAGAGAGTGGAACTGAGAAAAATGAATCGGGATAGAAAACGACTAAGAAAAAAGCTACATGTCTCGAGTGCAGATATAGAAGcagatgaggaagaagaaagcagcTCAGTATTACTTGTTGGGGCCGAAACAAACCTTTCGAAAGAGTTCGAACTCAACAagccttttgaagatgaaagcGGCAAAGTCAAGGTGACTTTCCATAGCAATGATTCGGACGAATCTGACATTGGTGATTACAAAACGGTGACAataaagaagaggaaaaagaaCCATACCAATGGCAGGAGTAAGAACGGGAGAATTGCATTACCGAATCGAATAGAACACGTCAAACTCGTGGATGAAGACGCAGATGATCTGGAAGATGACCTTTATATGCCATTGGCTAAGAAATCAAGACTAGAGTCAAGACCTGTAAAACCAGAAGTGCTAGCATCTGAAATTAAGAGAGAGAAGCTCGAGAGAGAGCAGAGAAAGGCTAACATTGCTCAAATGTCAAAGGGAATGATCATCGACGAAGGTGCTACCTTCCTtgactctttgaagtcaAACTTagttgagaaagatgacTTTCAGCAGTCCACTATAACTTCCGATCAATCAAAGCGCTCTGAGCCTTCAGAGATAACCAATCCGACAGCTGAAATGGCTACGAAGACGTCCAATGGCACTCCAGACTTTTACAACGGTCTTGCTTCCACACTCAATTTCTTACTAGATAAGAATGTGCTACAACCATCAGAAGACGGTTCAACTTCTAAACCGGCACCATTCGACCATAGTGAACAGGTGCAAGAGATACGCAAACGTATCACAGGAAAGACGCATATTGATCATGCAAGTTACACAGCCAAAGAACTGGAAGAGATAAAGAAATACGAAGATGAACAAGTAGCTTACCACGTTAACAAAGTGCAGAATCAAAGACTAGAGGATTACAATCCAGATGTGCAACTAGTTTACAAAGATGAGAAGGGCAACCAACTGACCACGAAGGAAGCATATAAGAAGATCTCTCAGAAATTTCATGGTACAAAGAGTAACAAGAAAAAACTGGAGAAGGCACAGGCCAAGATCGAATCACGAAAGCAGACTAGACAAGAGCCAAGTgtctttgatcttctttaaTTGACTTATTCGTCATTACTTCACTAAGACATTCTCTCAAAATAGCCCAAACTTATTGACAGCTTTGAATGCGTGCCACAGACGTGCGGCTGCACATAACTGACGTGAGGATGGAATTTattgaactttttcaacttttcgTTGGAGTGAAATGCATCGCATTGCACTAAAAAAACAAAATGGCATGGAAAAAACGCAAACCAAAACAAACTCATCTTTGGGAGAACCAGCACAAGAGCAGTTCCAAGAATAGATTGTAATCCACCCAGGGATACTAAAATCATCACGAATAATCTGTATCAGTCTGAACTAGAGGTGGTTTAGACGAGCATCCGGATACAGATACTTTCTTCATAGTGCTCAAGGGTTGAAGATATATAAGATTCCCATTCCATTCGCTATACACATATTTCCAGTCTCAAGATGATAACGATTCAGAGTACTACTACTAGACGTCGGTCGTCAGTGCACAAGAACCTGTTTGATCCTAAGCTATATCGCCCTATTGAACCTGAACTTGCAAAACCGGAGAAGGGAAAGAAGTACAGTAAACCTACATTCAAGAGAACTAGAACCACAATTTCTGGTGTAGCTGCACGATTACAAGGTAGGTTTGTGGAATTGTTTCCCAAAAGCGTTCAAGATTATCTCCCTGAGGTCGATATCAAGGTGATCGCCATTTGCTTAATTTGGTACGTGACTTCTTCGATCTCTAGTAATGTATCGAAAGCTATCCTTCGAGATTTTACGCATCCCGTAGCTTTAACGGAGCTGCAATTTATGGTTAGCGCATTACTTTGTGTTTCATTTATCGCAACCGTAAACTTTTTACGAATACCATCTGTCTCGCACTCACCGATTGCGAAGGCTTTCGACAGTTTCCCAGACGGTATTTTACCAACGTATTTGAATGGTGATTTCAAGGAATCCATTCTGGGTAAGTTCCTGAGACCCAGCAGGCTGATTTTCCTGGCTACTTTCCCAATGGGTATTTTCCAATTCGTGGGGCACATTACTTCCCATAAGGCTACTTCTTTGATACCAGTGTCCCTCGTCCATTCTATCAAGGCTCTTTCACCGATTGTTACTGTTACTTATTATAGAATTTTCGAAGGTAAGAAATACAATGCAATGACGTATTTGACATTAGTTCCTTTAATTTTGGGTGTCATTATCACCTGTTGGTCCACTCACGGTAGCAAGAAGCCCAACTCACCTGATGACAGCTTGTCGATGACATCAGGACTCTTCTATGCTTCGGTTTCAATGTTCATATTTGTTTCACAGAATATCTTTGCGAAGAATATTTTAACAGTGAGATGCAAGAAGGGTATTTTACCATCTGCAACAGCATCACCTAAGTTAAATCAACCAGATGTTTCAACATTGCAAATAGACAAAATTACTATTCTGTTCTATTGTTCATGCATGGGGTTCTTAATGACCCTCCCACCATTCCTAACCGGAGAACTGATCCAGCATCAAAGTGTATTTAGAGGCCTAACCTGGAAAGTTTCAGCTCTAATTCTATTCCACGGTGTTACCCATTTCTTCCAAGCTCTTCTAGCATTCCAGCTGATCGGTATGCTTTCTTCCGTTAATTACTCCGTTGCGAACATTATGAAGCGGATCGTTATTATTTCTGTTGCTCTAGCCTGGGAATCGGGTTTCGATTTTGTCCAATTGATTGGCTTATTGATGACACTAGGTGGCTTATACGGTTATGATAAATGGGgcatttcaagaaaaactGACAAGCAATTCAGCAATTTGTAATTATTATTTCTCTTTTAGCGTACTTAATATACATACGATACCAATGACTTTTCGCGCAAAAGTTCAAGTCTATAAAGTGCTATCAATGCTTAGCAGCTGGCTTTTCACCGGTCAATTTACCGATGAATTCTCTGGCCATATCACCAAATCCGACCATGAAAACGGTTTGCCAAACACCTAGACCGATTCTTGGGGTCACACCACGGTACAAACCTTTGATACCGTTACTCTGGTAAATgtatttgaaagctttCCCGACAGTCAAGTTCTTTGGTCTGTTTGGATCTTCCTTCTTAGATTGCATTTCAACTCTAATGACTTCAATAGGTTGATTCCATGCACTCAAACCACCACCTACTGCAGATGCTGcgatcttttccaaagcgCTTAAACGATCCTCTGGGTTAGTCTTGCCTGTAACTTTTCTGATTCCCTCTTCCACCAATCTGGACAAACCAAAACGAGAACCCCAGTTTGTCATTTGTCTGATGGCAACCGCATTGACACCTTTGTTGATACCTCTAATACCTTCCTTGTGATAGATATCCTTAAAGGCGCCCCAAGAAGATTGAGGTACACCACCGGCTGAAGCAGCCTTATGCTTGGTAATTTCCACCGTTTTCATACAGGTACAGAAACCCATAGTCAAATAAGCTTGAGCGACACCACCGGTGACACCACCCATGATACCGGCAGTGAAATTATTTAAACCAAGAACTTTGAATTGATATTCAGCCTCAGCAGAGACGAACAGCAAGACAGCACCCTTGGTGGAGGCCTCGATCCATGCCCATGGAATTAGACCCTGGTAGAACCCAAAGATTCCACCACGTGACCAGACGTGCTTAATGGCACTTACGAACGATAGATTTCTGTGAGCTGCCATAGTGGTCTTGACAACCTCCAGTGGTTGCCCCAAGGTGGTCACCTCGGACAGATTTAGACCGGCACCCAAGAGGATGTTCGAAAAGGAGATTGGTTTTTTCTCTAAAACTGCTGGCTGCTGGGGAGACATGCTGTATCAATGCAAAGCTAAACCAAACGTTTACCACGGTTCAACGAATTTTGTTGAGTTTTGAATCGAGTAAGAATGAATTGACTCGAGTAGACCAAAACTTGCAACCTCAGTTTTATTCAACTGTGATGACATCCGCCGATTTTCCAGCGGGACTGGCATATCAAGAAAGTCGCATGACACGGCTCCGGATCGATGAATTACTATCAGTTCAATCGCTCTCACAGCACTTCTAACTCTTGTTGAACATTGCCAACTTGAGCCACTCCTTGATGCCACACCCCTGGAGGAATTGTGCCGCATAATCATTTTCGTAGTAGTTCAGTAACTTTCCTGAGTCGACCAGGTTGTATCCTGTTCCTTCGGGTTGTAACATTTCGATCCTCAGGTATATCAGAGGCATTCGTACACTGTTAATCAATGTGATACCTTCTCTTGTTAGCATATTTGGAGAACACATCATTATGATTGTCTTGTTGCGCTGGGTGCTTGGTACCATAGAGACAAACGTCCCGACTAATTCTCGAAACTCTCGTGGGGCCACTTTTGAGCTTCTGAAAGCCTTGCATTGTACCAATACTTTCAATTGGGCCTCGGTGGCCATCTTGTGTCGATATGGCTTGAAAATAGCACCGTTGGCCTGGCATCTTTTGGGTATGGCAAGTGAATCAAGTTGTAGAATCCCGTTCATCGTGTCGTAGATTTTACCGATCGGCCAGCAGCCCTTTATGTCTACACCTTTGTCGTTGGCTCCACCGGTGTTTTGTAGCTTCGTCATTGCCAATTTATACTGCAACTCTCTCATCACTGTGTGCTCGTAAAGAGTCCCTTGAAACACGCTCGATTGAGCGATTGACTGATTCTGTTGGATAAAATTTTGTATAGCCTCGTTTGATTTCCATCTTTTGATTGTCAAACGTAGCTGGAGCGGCCTATACATCGGTTCTTCTTAGTTCCTTAGCGCCTTTAGTTTCATGTAATTAACACAATTCCGTTTGAAAGTTCTCAACACATCAAATGTGTCAGAATACAACACAAGTGGCGGCTCATGATGAGTACAGATAGATTGGCATTCAAGGATGACCACCCGCTAGCTAACTCCACTACGATCGACGATGTTCGTCCAGCGACAGCTGATGATAACCGAGAGGAAGTGGTTACTGTCTTCGACGTGGCTAATGAAATCGAGATGACTTTAAAACAACTAGAGGCTAAGACTGTTGCAAATGATAAGCAATTTGAACAGACTttgaagctctttgaagagaaattgaGCCGTATGAACCGGTGAACCGATCATTTTGCAGAGAGATAGACTAGGAGATATAGTGCAGGCCAATGACCTATTTCATAACTTCAAACATGGTATAAATACCTGTTGAAACCTTAATAGAATAATTTGTGGCCCTATATAGCGATTCTTATGTTTTTGTAGTAAAATGGTTCTCGCGATGATGCTTTAGGTTAAGCTCATCACTTAAGTAAAGTATCATACTGCAAGTAGTCAAAAAAAGGTGAAAGCAGACAGTTAAGTTAGCCACACAGATGGCAAGAAGATCTGGTAGGCGCTCTCAAAAGAGCGGCAAGAACCTTGTTGAAGATAGGACTAGCATTGCAAGGTTGATCGACTCACGGGCTGCTGTTCATCATGAGAAGCAAAACAAGACATCGAAGGATGGCACTCCACAGACAACCAAGTTACAGGAACAGTTTGGTGCTGTGTTGGATAGATTCAAAATTcccattgaaaaatcgtCGTCAGATAGTGGCATTGAGCAAACAAATAGGCTAGTTCATCAGGTTAAAGGATCAGAAGACCAGGTGCGAGAAGACAACAATACCCAAAATGAAGAGGATAAGAAACCGGATATGAAGGAGATGTCTAAAAGAAAGTTGCGAAAATTGACAAAACCCTCACTCTCCCAGTTAAAAAGCTCGAGCATCTACCCGCAAGTAATCGAATGGTATGATTGTGATGCACCTTATCCTTATTTGCTTGCCACTATAAAATCATCCAAGAACGTTGTACCGATACCGGGACATTggcagatgaagagagagTATCTTTCAGGCAGATCTCTTATGGAGAAAAGACCTTTTGAGTTACCTGACGTAATAAAGCAAACTGATATAGAAATCATGAGAAAGACCCTCCCAGATAAGGAAGCTGCTCAAAATgacaagagtttgaaggaGATCTCGAGAGCTCGCGTGCAACCTAAAATGGGTTCACTTGATATTGACTATAAAAAATTGCATGACGTATTCTTCAAGCTTGGGGTGAACTGGAAGCCAGAAGTGCTACTGTCTTTCGGAGATGTATATTACGAGAATCGAAACCTGTACGATGAAGCTCAATGGAAAaaattggagaaggagaaaacGGTAGGGAGACTGAGTTCTGGACTAAGAGAAATAATGGGTATTTCAGAAGGTCAGCTACCACCTTGGTgcatgaagatgaagaatctaaATATGCCGCCAAGCTATCCAAATCTCAAAGTCGCTGGTTTAAATTGGGGTATAGAAAATATGAAGGGAGAGATTTACGGTGTGCTCGATTCGCCATCAACTAACAAAAAGACAACGTCACTGTTTGGGACAATCATATCCATTAAAGACGAAAACTTAGATTCTCCACAAGAAGACAACTCTAATCATAtaccagaagaaaaaggcaAAGTACTTCGACCAATTCAAAAtgattacaaagaaaaactTACAGAGGTCCAGTCAACCACGGTCGACAGACCTAAagtcgaagaaagaagacTACAGGCCGATGATAACACGAAAAAGAGTCTGTATACAGTTCTGAAAGAGGGTACAGTAGATGATGCAGCTGGAGGGAACGGATCAAAGGCAGTTTATGTGATGCCTGGGACGGATGGTCAAGGCAGCGAGGAACGCGAAGCTGCTAGCTCTAAaccagaagatgagaaagaagatcaagaggatattgagaatttcaaattttaaAATTCCTTCACGTCGATTTTGCTTGTCTGCTTACCAGTAATTAATCGCAAGGACCTGAAAAGCATTCGTTTCCTAGATTTCGTGACCATTTCGACTCTCCCAGATCATAATCCCACCTGCGATACAAATGATATGTTATAATATCGAGGAGTCGTGCAATTGCAAATTGATGTGACCTTCTCGctaattcttcaatttcagacGGATTTGTAATAACTACGAATATAGGCAAGATCAAAACCAGCAGAAGTCAACCTGGAAAAGCGTTTGCGAGGATCGCTTAAAAAGGTAGATTGACCTTCTTTTTACTATCACCTAGAAGTTCGGTTGTGTATTGAGCATATCAGTCCGCTTTCATTGTGCAGCGGCCATCGCTCTTCGCTTCGCTGCTAATGTTATCGCGCCAACTGCGTCGGTAGTCGCAATGATAGTCACTGAGAGAGGAATAAAAGTACGATCAGTACCGACCAGTCATAAAGGTAATCAAGATGTTTTCTACTGTatagtttcttcatcatcaatataTGTGAATTTCACGTGCTTTTCACGTGACAGACATAATCATATATACATATCTTACttgatcatcaatattACAAATTTATCTTATCAGTACTAGAGCTATAGCTGAACTCGGTGTTTATTAGTTCCAATCAACCCAGTATGTTTGCTTCTAGATTCCTATCTATCAGGACTCCTTTGCCAGTAACGAGAGCAACTTCGCTATTCCGTCATCAAGCCAAACTCTTCATGAGTACGGAAACCAAGAAGGCTATCGAAGATGCAGTGGCATCTGCTCCTGTGGTACTATTCATGAAGGGTACTCCCGAATTCCCTCAGTGCGGGTTTTCTAGAGCTACCATTCAGATGCTGGGTCAACAAGGTGTAGATCCTGCCAAATTTGCAGCTTACAATGTTCTAGAGGACCCAGAATTACGTGAGGGAATCAAAGAGTACAGTGAATGGCCTACTATTCCTCAACTATACGTTAAGAAGGAATTTATCGGAGGGTGCGATATTCTAACGAGTATGGCTCAATCTGGTGATTTAGCAAGCTTGCTAGAGGAAGCAGACGCATTGGttcctgaagaagacgtTTAAGAAAGCGTCGAATGACTATTATTTATTTTAACACTGGTGCTTCTACGTGATGTCTGTTTTCTCATGCCTTTAGACTTGTAAATAATGAATTCTATATTTACAGCTCCGCTCTCTGTGCAACTAGATTTTCTATTCCATCAAAGAGTTGAGAAATTAATATTGCTCCATCTTTTCGAGTGTCAAATCACTGAGATATGATTGCAATCGACTTTTGTTCATCGGATGGATTCACATCAGAAATGATCTCAGAATACCGCTGGAAACGGAGTCAGGAGTCTTCTGGTGATATaattcaccttcttctgtTATGTAAGAATAGTTGCAATTTTGATCTCACCGCGGAGGAAGCGCAATCGAAAATATCTATAAATTGGGCTTGTACATGCTTACAAAATTACAAATTAACCTTAGTTTGATCAGCGAGAGAGGCTAAATCTTTGCCAAGATTGCGGCAATTGTCACTGGCCTGCCGACTCCAAGAACAAACATCCTCGTAGTCGCAACGCTTGCAATGAGTCAAAATAATCTTGACGCTAGGCTTGATTGGCTGAATTTCTCTGTGGCCAAACCAAAATTTTGCACTTTCAGAGCATTCAGCTTTTAATAAATCGACGTTGTACTCGAATTCTACGTTATGAAAATTATCACCTCTGCAGTAATATTCAACTAGTAATGAATTACTCAAAAGAGGAGCCACTTGGCCATAAATCTGAGCTAGTCTGGCAGCAAAATAGCGTAGTGTCACTGGTCTTGACCACTGGGTGAAGAATTCCTCGAACTGCTCGATCACTCTTACATCAGTAATTAGATGAAGATAGTTGGATAGAtcgtattcttcaatagcGGCCTCTTTCGAGTAAAAGTCGTCATATGGCTTGAACCCAAGGTCTTCGCCATCTCTTAAACGTCTCATATCTGATATGACCAGGGTCTCCGCTGCCATGATACTGATAACTTTTGCGGGATCCACTGGGGCATCAACGTCAAAGCCACGCCGCTGAGCGTTAATCAGCAGTTTTTCGTACGTTAAACGTGGATTGGCGCCAAGTATCTCCATAAAGTACCTATAGTACATGACTTGTAATTTAGTGGACCTAAGAACACTATTTTGAGCGGGAAGTTTTCGAATAGATCTTGTCTTAACGTCACTGACGACCACTTCATAGTTACTCTTGAGCGATTCACCAGATCTGCTCAACTCCTCCAACATGACTGACAAATCGATGGTAGGTCCTTTGATGATCGAGTCACCTAATGCAAATGGTACACGGCTCTTTGATGTTTTCCGCCTCAAGAACAGATGATCAATAACCCCACTAACAAGTACATCGTCCTCAGCTTTCACTGGCccttcaa
This DNA window, taken from Torulaspora delbrueckii CBS 1146 chromosome 2, complete genome, encodes the following:
- the RRG7 gene encoding Rrg7p (similar to Saccharomyces cerevisiae YOR305W; ancestral locus Anc_8.782), with the protein product MYRPLQLRLTIKRWKSNEAIQNFIQQNQSIAQSSVFQGTLYEHTVMRELQYKLAMTKLQNTGGANDKGVDIKGCWPIGKIYDTMNGILQLDSLAIPKRCQANGAIFKPYRHKMATEAQLKVLVQCKAFRSSKVAPREFRELVGTFVSMVPSTQRNKTIIMMCSPNMLTREGITLINSVRMPLIYLRIEMLQPEGTGYNLVDSGKLLNYYENDYAAQFLQGCGIKEWLKLAMFNKS
- the BIL1 gene encoding Bil1p (similar to Saccharomyces cerevisiae YOR304C-A; ancestral locus Anc_8.781); protein product: MMSTDRLAFKDDHPLANSTTIDDVRPATADDNREEVVTVFDVANEIEMTLKQLEAKTVANDKQFEQTLKLFEEKLSRMNR
- the CUS1 gene encoding U2 snRNP complex subunit CUS1 (similar to Saccharomyces cerevisiae CUS1 (YMR240C); ancestral locus Anc_8.780) gives rise to the protein MARRSGRRSQKSGKNLVEDRTSIARLIDSRAAVHHEKQNKTSKDGTPQTTKLQEQFGAVLDRFKIPIEKSSSDSGIEQTNRLVHQVKGSEDQVREDNNTQNEEDKKPDMKEMSKRKLRKLTKPSLSQLKSSSIYPQVIEWYDCDAPYPYLLATIKSSKNVVPIPGHWQMKREYLSGRSLMEKRPFELPDVIKQTDIEIMRKTLPDKEAAQNDKSLKEISRARVQPKMGSLDIDYKKLHDVFFKLGVNWKPEVLLSFGDVYYENRNLYDEAQWKKLEKEKTVGRLSSGLREIMGISEGQLPPWCMKMKNLNMPPSYPNLKVAGLNWGIENMKGEIYGVLDSPSTNKKTTSLFGTIISIKDENLDSPQEDNSNHIPEEKGKVLRPIQNDYKEKLTEVQSTTVDRPKVEERRLQADDNTKKSLYTVLKEGTVDDAAGGNGSKAVYVMPGTDGQGSEEREAASSKPEDEKEDQEDIENFKF
- the GRX5 gene encoding monothiol glutaredoxin GRX5 (similar to Saccharomyces cerevisiae GRX5 (YPL059W); ancestral locus Anc_8.519) → MFASRFLSIRTPLPVTRATSLFRHQAKLFMSTETKKAIEDAVASAPVVLFMKGTPEFPQCGFSRATIQMLGQQGVDPAKFAAYNVLEDPELREGIKEYSEWPTIPQLYVKKEFIGGCDILTSMAQSGDLASLLEEADALVPEEDV
- the EXO5 gene encoding Exo5p (similar to Saccharomyces cerevisiae DEM1 (YBR163W); ancestral locus Anc_8.518) — protein: MRLFCRRLSTKLGPVFTHELTSSEAGVLTKGEKAEISKLLFFTESSYAKPPSMTKNAKKDYLDKKLPIVQKIFGEDPGNPGYLKYTLPKDLPNPYLDAHLRRVVDPETGKQEYRGVRRLSVTKLLTKRWCELREAYDIYAKIPIYAHEQVLEGTAEHQKLEDETHPIPEEWHEFVNEFELVIPQDHFHELVSSWFGSTVKLLNLFVNGRSREVLCHGFINMNSCEPIEGPVKAEDDVLVSGVIDHLFLRRKTSKSRVPFALGDSIIKGPTIDLSVMLEELSRSGESLKSNYEVVVSDVKTRSIRKLPAQNSVLRSTKLQVMYYRYFMEILGANPRLTYEKLLINAQRRGFDVDAPVDPAKVISIMAAETLVISDMRRLRDGEDLGFKPYDDFYSKEAAIEEYDLSNYLHLITDVRVIEQFEEFFTQWSRPVTLRYFAARLAQIYGQVAPLLSNSLLVEYYCRGDNFHNVEFEYNVDLLKAECSESAKFWFGHREIQPIKPSVKIILTHCKRCDYEDVCSWSRQASDNCRNLGKDLASLADQTKVNL